Below is a window of Callithrix jacchus isolate 240 chromosome 15, calJac240_pri, whole genome shotgun sequence DNA.
TTCTCAGATTACTCTCCTGGAGGCTCAGAATAGAACTGGGGAGGCAGATAGAGAAATCAGTGAGGTAAGTGATATATTCTTAATATAACCAGAACATGAACTAGATTAAGAGAAGGTATCTTCATACCAAAACATGTCTATAATTTTCTAGTGTTGACGGAGAAATATATTACCTACAGAGTAAGATCTATTTAAGACATTCATAATGGTTATTACATCTCATTTATTGTCACTTGTTTCTGAATATTGGAATTCACTGTCCTAAAGCAACATAAATACAGTAACTACTTATTTAGGATTTGATAACTCAGTTTTTATACTGGGTTATCTGTCTCAACTTCTTTGTTCATCCCAGAAAAGTTTCTCAGTGAAGAGATTAGATAAGATTTATTGGGCCTCTTTCCCCACAATTGGCACAGTTTTACTAAGATGAAATATAAAGGGCTCTTTGGAGAATGATGTTTTTTTTATAATCTGAAAATTACTATAAGAAATATATGGTTGCTTAGTATCATTCTCTTGATTTAAGATTATTGTCATCTGTTTTGTGCTTAGTTAGCTGTATTCTTTTAATCAGTAATTCAGTGGTAGAATCATATATGCCCTTGAGGAATAATGTGGCTTCCTAACATAAGTATTGTGTgtgcttacattttttaaaaaaataatcaattaggaattttattctgaagaaaaaaacagcttCTCATGTAAGGAGTATCTAGAAAGTGAATTCCAGGTTTCCTTACATCTTATGAATGGGGCTTGACTTCAGTGCAGGATTGGCAAAGTGCCCTTGGAGTTCCAATTGGGAGAtacaaactgattttaaaaggaTTTAGCAGTATTATGGTACAACGGAGGTTTTGACTAAAAAGTCTGAGGTTTTGGAAGATGAAATACAAGTTTTTAGTtgaggtattttttaaatattataaaacatttgattaaaactttttttttttttaaatagatcagCATTGTTGATATTACCAACAAGAGGAGGTCTTCTACCGAGGAAAATGGACATGATGTTCTAGAGAATACATTTTCTCAGAAACATAAAGAATTATCAGTTTTATTGTTGGAAATGAAAGAAGCTCAAGAGGAAATTGCATTTCTTAAATTACAGCTCCAGGGAAAAAGGGCTGAGGAAGGGGATTATGAGATCCTTGaccagaaagaaatgaaacagatgGAGGGTGAGGGAATAGCTCTAACTAAAATGAAAGTATTTCCTGAAGATACCGGGCAAGATTTTCCCTTAATGCCAAATGAAGAGAGCAGTCTTTCAGCAGTTGAAAAAGAACAGGAGAGCACTGAACATCAAAATAGAACTTCTGAGGAAATATCTTTAAATTATGCTGGAGTAGAATTGCAATCAACAAAGCAGGATGGTGATAAATCCCTTTCTTCTGTATCAGATACTGGTCAGTGTCATCAGAATGAGTTGGAAAGGTTAAAAAGTCAAATTTTGGAGCTTGAGCTAAACTTTCATAAAGCACAAGAAATCTATGAGAATAATCTAGATGAGAAAGTTAAGGAAATTAGCAACCTAACGCAGTTAATtgaggagtttaaaaaaaatgctgacacCACCAGCGGTGCATTCACTGCTTTGTCTGAAGAAAGAGACCGGCTTCTTTCTCAGGTGAAGGAACTTAGCATAGTAACAGAATTGAGGGCTCAGGTAAAGCAACTGGAAATGAACCTTGCAGAAGCAGAAAGGCAAAGAAGACTTGACTATGAAAGCCAAACTACTCATCACAACCTGCTCACTGAACAGATCCACAGTCTCAGCATAGAAGCCAAATCTAAAGATGTGAAAATTGAAGTTTTACAGAATGAACTGGATGATATGCAGCTTCAATTTTCTGAGCAGAGTACACTGATAAGAAGCCTGCAAAGCCAGCTGCAAAAGAAGGAAAGTGAAGTGCTTGAGGGGGCAGAACGTGTCAGGGATATCTCAAATAAGGTGGAAGAACTGTCCCTGGCTCTTTCACAGAAGGAACTTGAAATAGCAAAAATGGATCAACTCTTACTAGAGAAAAAGAGGGATGTGGAAACCCTCCAACAAACCATCGAGGAGAAGGATCAACAAGTGACAGAAATCAGCTTTAGTATGACTGAGAAAATGGTTCAGCTTAATGAAGAGAAGTTTTCTCTTGGGGTTGAAATTAAGACTCTAAAAGAACAGCTAAATTTATTATCCAGAgctgaagaagcaaaaaaagagcAGGTGGAAGAAGATAATGAAGTTGCTTCTGGCCTTAAACAAAATTATGATGAGATGAGTCCAGCAGGACTAACAAGTAAGGAAGAACTTCAGCGTGAATTAGACCTTCTGAAGAAAGAAAgtgagcagagaaagagaaagctccAGGCAGCTCTTATTAACAGAAAGGAGCTTCTGCAAAGAGTCAGTATATTGGAAGAGGAATTAGCCAACTTGAAAGATGAATCTAAGAAAGAGATTCCACTCAGTGAGAGTGAGAGGGGAGACGtggaagaagataaagaaaacaaagaatactCAGAAAAATCTGTGACTTCTAAGtgccaagaaatagaaatttctttgAAACAGACAATATCTGAGAAAGAAGTGGAACTAGATCATATAAGGAAGAATTTGGAAGAAAAGATGGCAGCTGAAGAGCAATTACAGGCTGTGGTCAAACAGATGAATCAGACCTTGCAAGATAAAACAAACCAAATAGATTTGCTCCAAGCGAAAATCAATGAAAAGCAAGCAGTTATCCAGAAGTTAACCACAAGTAACAAGGATGCAGGTGATGGGGACTCTGTAGCACTTGTAAAGGAAACGTTGGTGGTAAGTCCACCTTGTACAGATAGTGGTGAACCCTGGAAACCAGAACTGGAGGAAAAGATACTGGcccttgaaaaagaaaaggagcaacTTCAAAAGAAGCTACAAGAAGCCTTAACCTCCCGCAAGGCAATTCTTAAAAAGGcacaggagaaagaaagacatCTTAGGGAGGAGCTAAAGCAACAGAAAGATGACTATAATCACTTGCAAGAACAGTTTGATGAGCAAAGCAAGGAAAATGAGAATATTGGAGACCAGCTAAGGCAACTCCAGATTCAAGTGAGGGAATCCATAGAAGGAAAACTCCCAGGCACTGACCAGCAGGAATCGTACTCTCCCACTCCGGGTTTTGAAGAACCTTTATTCAAAGCCACAGAACAGCATCACACTCAACCTGTTTTAGAGTCCAACTTGTGCCCAGACTGGCCTGCTCATTCTGAAGATGCAAGTGCTCTGCAGGACGGAACTTCTGTTACCCAGATGAAGGCCCAGCTGAAGGAAATGGAAGCTGAGAAAGAAGAGTTGGAATTGAAAGTTAATTCTACAACAAGTGAGCTTACTAAAAAGTCAGAAGAGGTATTTCAGTTACAAGAGCAGATAAATAAACAGGGTTTAGAAATCGAGAGTCTAAAGACAGCATCCCATGAAGCTGAAGTCCATGCAGAAAGCCTGCAGCAGAAATTGGAAAGCAGCCAGCTACAAATTGCTGGCCTAGAACATCTAAGAGAATTGCAGCCTGAACTAGATGAACTGCGAAAACTCATAAGCAAAAAGGAAGACGACGTTAGCTACCTTTCTGGACAACTTAGTGAGAAAGAAGCAGCTCTCACTAAAGTACGGACAGAGATAATAGAACAAGAAGATTTAATTAAGGCTCTGCATACACAGCTAGAAATGCAAGCCAAAGAGCATAATGAGAGGATAAAGCAGCTACAGGTGGAACTTTGTGAAATGAAGCAAAAACCAGAAGAGACTGGAGAAGAAAGTAAAGCAAAGCAACAAATACAGAGGAAACTGCAAGCTGCCCTTATTTCCCGAAAAGAagcactaaaagaaaacaaaagtctcCAAGAGGAATTGTCTTTGGCTAGAGGTACCATTGAACGTCTCACCAAGTCTCTGACAGATGTGGAAAGCCAAATTTCtgttcaaaataaagaaaaagatacattctTAGGAAGGTTAGCTCTTCTTCAGGAAGAAAGAGACAAACTTATTACAGAAATGGACAGGTCTTTATTGGAAAATCAGAGTCTCAGTGGCTCTTGCGAAAGTCTAAAACTAGCTCTAGAGGGTCTTACTGAAGACAAGGAAAAGTTAGTGAAGGAAATTGAATCTTTGAAATCTTCTAAGATTGCAGAAAGTACTGAGTGGCAAGAGAAACACAAGGAGCTACAAAAGGAATATGAAATTCTTCTTCAGTCCTATGAGAACGTTAGTAATGAAGCAGAAAGGATTCAGCATGTGGTGGAAGCTGTGAGGCAAGAGAAGCAAGAACTGTATGTCAAGTTAAGAAGCACAGAGGCAAACAAGAAGGAGACGGAAAAGCAGTTGCAGGAAGCTGAacaagaaatggaagaaatgaaagaaaagatgagaaagttTGCTAaatctaaacaacagaaaatccTAGAGCTGGAAGAAGAGAATGACCGGCTTAGAGCAGAGGTGCACCCTGCAGGAGGTACAGCTAAAGAGTGTATGGAAACACTTGTTTCTTCCAATTCCAGCATGAAAGAAGAACTTGAAAGGGTTAAAATGGAGTATGAAACCCTTTCTAAGAAGTTTCAGTCTTTAATGTCTGAGAAAGAGTCTCTAAGTGAAGAGGTTCAAGATTTAAAGCATCAGATAGAAGGTAATGTATCTAAACAAGCTAACCTAGAGGCCACTGAGAAACATGATAACCAAATGAATGTCACTGAAGAGGCAACACAGTCTATGCCAGGTGAAActaaagagcaagactctctgaGTATGAGCACAAGGCCTGCATGTTCAGAATCAGTTCCATCAGAGAACAGTGCCAACCCTGATGTAAGTGAGAATCTCAGTTCCCATGATGAAATTAATAACTACCTACAGCAGATTGATCAGCTCAAAGAAAGAATTGTTGGATTAGAGGAGGAGCAGCAGAAAAACAAGGAATTTAGCCAGACTttagaaaatgagagaaatgccTTACTCAGTCAGGTATCAACAAAGGATGGTGAAGTAAAAATGCTTCAGGAAGAAGTAACCAAAATGAACCTGTTAAATCAGCAAATCCAAGAAGAACTCTCCAGAGTTACCAAGCTAAaggagacagcagaagaagagaaagatgatTTGGAAGAGAGGCTTATGAATCAATTAGCAGAACTTAATGGAAGCATTGGGAATTACTGTCAGGATGTTACAGATGcccaaataaaaaatgagctaCTAGAATCTGAAATGAAGAACCTTAAAAGGTGTGTGAGTGAATTGGAAGAAGAAAAGCAGCAGTTAGTCAAGGAAAAAACTAAGGTGGAATCAGAAATACGAAAGGAATATTTGGAGAAAATACAAGGTGCTCAGAAAGAACCCGGTAATAAAAGTCATACAAAGGAACTTCAGGAactgttaaaagaaaagcaacaagaAGTAAAGCAGCTACAGAAGGACTGCATCAGGTATCAAGAGAAAATTAGTGCTCTGGAGAGGACTGTTAAAGCCCTAGAATTTGTTCAGTCTGAATCCCAAAAAGATTTGGAAATAACCAAAGAAAATCTGGCTCAAGCAGTTGAATACCGCAAAAAGGCAGAAGCAGAATTAGCTAGCTTCAAAGTTCTGCTAGATGACACTCAAAGTGAAGCAGCAAGGGTCTTAGCAGACAATCTCAAGTTGAAAAAGGAACTTCAGTCAAATAAAGAATCAGTTAAAAGCCAAATGAAACAAAAGGATGAAGATCTTGAGCGAAGACTGGAACAGGCAGAAGAGAAGCACCTGAAAGAGAAGAAGAATATGCAAGAGAAACTGGATGCTTTGCGCAGAGAAAAAGTCCACTTGGAAGAGACAATTGGAGAGATTCAGGTTACTTTGaacaagaaagacaaagaagttCAGCAACTTCAGGAAAACTTGGACAGTACTGTGGCCCAGCTTGCAGCCTTTACGAAGAGCATGTCTTCTCTACAGGATGATCGTGACAGGGTGATAGATGAAGCTAAGAAATGGGAGAGGAAGTTCAGTGATGCGATTCAaaccaaagaagaagaaattagacTCAAAGAAGAGAATTGCAGTGTTCTAAAGGATCAACTTAGACAGATGTCCATCCATATGGAGGAATTAAAGATTAACATTTCCAGGTAAATGAGTAATGAATCTTTTCTCCTGTAGAGGTAATTGGAAGCTAAGAAAGTGTCTAAACTATTTCTGCTTCCTTTAAGACAATGGGACTAATTTTGACATGAATTCCCATGGAAGATATATTCTCTCTCActtctgactctttttttttggcaaataacAATCCTGTTACAACTGCATGAACATGAAAAGTTCACATCTTCTCATCTTTCTGTTGAGAGATAgctgtatttctttttactcCCATTTCAACTGCTCTTGTCTGGATTTTAACCACAGTACTCTCAAATTTTATTGCCTTGGTGTACTAGATGGTCTcatcttttctccttcctgtaGTCCACATTAATTCATATTGCATATGCCTCTTAGAGtcattttttctcaaatttcaattttatatCACTTTTTAAGCTCTAGAACTAGCAATGTCTCTCATCCTCTGTATTCCTTACTTCTATTAGGATCCTTCTGTTCTAAATAGATTTCCTCACTGTCCCATATCAAGATTATCCCATAGATAGGCCAGATATTAGCTTGTCtggaacaaagtagaataaaataggagaaaatactacTTTTCAGAGTGTCTAAAACCATGTCACTAAAATAAGCAACACATTTTGGAGTTTACGACTTAAATATATGAACCCTTAGTTGTGATATACCTTTAATACATAGCATTCAGTAGACAAAGTGTAGGTACAGAGAATTAATACCTCTTCAGAAAAACATTTAACATCTTCTGTTATATATGTTAATTCATTTGTAAATCTATTGAGTATATGTTATAGTATTTGTTCTTAGGGAAACATAGTTTTTTCTTGAAATCTATAACTAATGACCTTCTCTCTGTTTCAGGCTTGAACATGACAGGCAGATTTGGGAGTCCAAGGCCCAGACAGAGGTCCAGCTTCAACAGAAGGTCTGTGATACTCTACAGGGGGAAAACAAGGAACTTTTGTCTCAGCTAGAAGAGACACGCCACCTATACCACAATTCTCAGAATGAATTAGCTAAGTTGGAATCAGAATTTAAGATTCTTAAAGAGCAGTTGACTGATTTAAGTAACTCTTTGGAAAAAtgtaaggaacagaaagaaaacttggAAGGGATCATAAGGCAGCAagaggctgatatccagaattctaAGTTCATTTATGAACAACTGGAGACTGATCTTCAGGCCTCCAGAGAACTGACCAGTAAGCtgcatgaagaaataaatatgaaagagCAAAAGATTATAAGCCTGCTTTCTGGCAAGGAAGAGGCAATCCAGGTAGCTATTGCTGAACTGCAACAGCAACAtgataaagaaattaaagagctGGAAAACCTGCTgtcccaggaggaagaggagaatatTGTTTTAGAAGAGGAGAACAAAAAGGCTGTTGACAAAACCTATCAGCTTATGGAAACACTGAAAAAcatcaaaaaggaaaacattcagCAAAAGGCACAGTTGGATTCCTTCGTTAAATCCATGTCTTCTCTCCAAAATGATCGAGACCGCATAGTGGGTGACTATCAACAGCTGGAAGAGCGACATCTCTctgtaattttagaaaaagacCAACTCATCCAAGAGGCTGCTGCTGAGAATAACAAGCTTAAGGAAGAAATACGAGGCTTGAGAAGTCATATGGATGATCTCAATTCTGAGAATGCCAAGCTAGATGCAGAACTGATCCAATATAGAGAAGACCTGAACCAAGTGATATCAATAAAGGACAGTCAGCAAAAGCAGCTTCTTGAAGCTCAACTTCAACAAAATAAGGAGCTGCAAAATAAATATGCTAAATTAGAAGAAAAGCTGAAGGAGTCTGAGGAAGCAAATGA
It encodes the following:
- the GOLGB1 gene encoding golgin subfamily B member 1 isoform X1; the encoded protein is MLSRLSGLANVVLHELSGDDTDQNPLDPELHQESDMEFSNTTQEDVQERLAYAEQLVVELKDIIRQKDVQLQQKDEALQEERKAADNKIKKLKLHAKAKLTSLNKHIEEMKAQGGTVLPTEPQSEEQLSKHDKSSTEEEMEVEKIKHKLEEKEELISTLQAQLNQAQAELAAQFDKSSAEMEEFVVMKQQLREKEELISTLQAELSQTQAEQAAQLSSMQQVVREKDARFETQVRLHEDELLQLVTQADVETEMQQKLRVLQRKLEEHEESLVGRAQVVDLLQQELTAAEQRNRVLSQQLQQMEAECNTLRNTVETERQESKILLEKMELEVAERKLSFHNLQEEMRHLLEQFEQAGQAQAELESRYSALEKKHKAEMEEKTSHILSLQKTGQELQSACDALKDQNAKLFQDKNEQAVQSSQTIQQLEDQLQQKSKEISQFLNKPPLQQHETASQTSFPDVYNEGTQAVTEENIASLQKRVVELENEKGALLLSSIELEELKAENEKLSSQITLLEAQNRTGEADREISEISIVDITNKRRSSTEENGHDVLENTFSQKHKELSVLLLEMKEAQEEIAFLKLQLQGKRAEEGDYEILDQKEMKQMEGEGIALTKMKVFPEDTGQDFPLMPNEESSLSAVEKEQESTEHQNRTSEEISLNYAGVELQSTKQDGDKSLSSVSDTGQCHQNELERLKSQILELELNFHKAQEIYENNLDEKVKEISNLTQLIEEFKKNADTTSGAFTALSEERDRLLSQVKELSIVTELRAQVKQLEMNLAEAERQRRLDYESQTTHHNLLTEQIHSLSIEAKSKDVKIEVLQNELDDMQLQFSEQSTLIRSLQSQLQKKESEVLEGAERVRDISNKVEELSLALSQKELEIAKMDQLLLEKKRDVETLQQTIEEKDQQVTEISFSMTEKMVQLNEEKFSLGVEIKTLKEQLNLLSRAEEAKKEQVEEDNEVASGLKQNYDEMSPAGLTSKEELQRELDLLKKESEQRKRKLQAALINRKELLQRVSILEEELANLKDESKKEIPLSESERGDVEEDKENKEYSEKSVTSKCQEIEISLKQTISEKEVELDHIRKNLEEKMAAEEQLQAVVKQMNQTLQDKTNQIDLLQAKINEKQAVIQKLTTSNKDAGDGDSVALVKETLVVSPPCTDSGEPWKPELEEKILALEKEKEQLQKKLQEALTSRKAILKKAQEKERHLREELKQQKDDYNHLQEQFDEQSKENENIGDQLRQLQIQVRESIEGKLPGTDQQESYSPTPGFEEPLFKATEQHHTQPVLESNLCPDWPAHSEDASALQDGTSVTQMKAQLKEMEAEKEELELKVNSTTSELTKKSEEVFQLQEQINKQGLEIESLKTASHEAEVHAESLQQKLESSQLQIAGLEHLRELQPELDELRKLISKKEDDVSYLSGQLSEKEAALTKVRTEIIEQEDLIKALHTQLEMQAKEHNERIKQLQVELCEMKQKPEETGEESKAKQQIQRKLQAALISRKEALKENKSLQEELSLARGTIERLTKSLTDVESQISVQNKEKDTFLGRLALLQEERDKLITEMDRSLLENQSLSGSCESLKLALEGLTEDKEKLVKEIESLKSSKIAESTEWQEKHKELQKEYEILLQSYENVSNEAERIQHVVEAVRQEKQELYVKLRSTEANKKETEKQLQEAEQEMEEMKEKMRKFAKSKQQKILELEEENDRLRAEVHPAGGTAKECMETLVSSNSSMKEELERVKMEYETLSKKFQSLMSEKESLSEEVQDLKHQIEGNVSKQANLEATEKHDNQMNVTEEATQSMPGETKEQDSLSMSTRPACSESVPSENSANPDVSENLSSHDEINNYLQQIDQLKERIVGLEEEQQKNKEFSQTLENERNALLSQVSTKDGEVKMLQEEVTKMNLLNQQIQEELSRVTKLKETAEEEKDDLEERLMNQLAELNGSIGNYCQDVTDAQIKNELLESEMKNLKRCVSELEEEKQQLVKEKTKVESEIRKEYLEKIQGAQKEPGNKSHTKELQELLKEKQQEVKQLQKDCIRYQEKISALERTVKALEFVQSESQKDLEITKENLAQAVEYRKKAEAELASFKVLLDDTQSEAARVLADNLKLKKELQSNKESVKSQMKQKDEDLERRLEQAEEKHLKEKKNMQEKLDALRREKVHLEETIGEIQVTLNKKDKEVQQLQENLDSTVAQLAAFTKSMSSLQDDRDRVIDEAKKWERKFSDAIQTKEEEIRLKEENCSVLKDQLRQMSIHMEELKINISRLEHDRQIWESKAQTEVQLQQKVCDTLQGENKELLSQLEETRHLYHNSQNELAKLESEFKILKEQLTDLSNSLEKCKEQKENLEGIIRQQEADIQNSKFIYEQLETDLQASRELTSKLHEEINMKEQKIISLLSGKEEAIQVAIAELQQQHDKEIKELENLLSQEEEENIVLEEENKKAVDKTYQLMETLKNIKKENIQQKAQLDSFVKSMSSLQNDRDRIVGDYQQLEERHLSVILEKDQLIQEAAAENNKLKEEIRGLRSHMDDLNSENAKLDAELIQYREDLNQVISIKDSQQKQLLEAQLQQNKELQNKYAKLEEKLKESEEANEDLQRSSNVLQEEKRDLSKEIESLKVSVSQLKRQVTALQEEGTVGIYHAQLKVKEEELQKLTAVLSSSQKRITELEEELVCVHKEAAKKVGEIEDKLKKELKHLHHDAGIMRNETETAEERVAELARDLVEMEQKLLMVTKENKDLTAQIQSFGRSMSSLQNSRDHANEELNELKRKYDASLKELAQLREQQNLLNRERDALLSKATFSMNSTEENSLSHLEKLNQQLLSKDEQLLHLSSQLEDSYNQVQSFSKAMASLQNERDHLWNELEKFRKSEEGKQRTAAKPTTSPAEVQSLKKAMSSLQNDRDRLLKELKNLQQQYLQINQEITELHPLKAQLQEYQDKTKTFQIMQEELRQENLSWQHELHQLRMEKSSWEIHERRMKEQYLMAISDKDQQLSHLQNLIRELRSSSQTQPLKVQYQRQASPETSASSDGSQNLIYETELLRTQLNDSLKEIHQKELRIQQLNSKFSQLLEEKNTLSIQLCDTSQSLRENQQQYGDLCNHCAVLEKQVQELQAVSKEGPLNTDVAPGAPQEKNGVHRKSDPEELREPQQSFSEAQQQLCNTRQEVNELRKLLEEERDQRVAAENALSVAEEQIRRLEHSEWDSARTPIIGSCGTQEQALLIDLTSNSCRRTRSGVGWKRVMRSLCHSRTRVPLLAAIYFLMIHVLLILCFTGHL
- the GOLGB1 gene encoding golgin subfamily B member 1 isoform X6, whose amino-acid sequence is MEFSNTTQEDVQERLAYAEQLVVELKDIIRQKDVQLQQKDEALQEERKAADNKIKKLKLHAKAKLTSLNKHIEEMKAQGGTVLPTEPQSEEQLSKHDKSSTEEEMEVEKIKHKLEEKEELISTLQAQLNQAQAELAAQFDKSSAEMEEFVVMKQQLREKEELISTLQAELSQTQAEQAAQLSSMQQVVREKDARFETQVRLHEDELLQLVTQADVETEMQQKLRVLQRKLEEHEESLVGRAQVVDLLQQELTAAEQRNRVLSQQLQQMEAECNTLRNTVETERQESKILLEKMELEVAERKLSFHNLQEEMRHLLEQFEQAGQAQAELESRYSALEKKHKAEMEEKTSHILSLQKTGQELQSACDALKDQNAKLFQDKNEQAVQSSQTIQQLEDQLQQKSKEISQFLNKPPLQQHETASQTSFPDVYNEGTQAVTEENIASLQKRVVELENEKGALLLSSIELEELKAENEKLSSQITLLEAQNRTGEADREISEISIVDITNKRRSSTEENGHDVLENTFSQKHKELSVLLLEMKEAQEEIAFLKLQLQGKRAEEGDYEILDQKEMKQMEGEGIALTKMKVFPEDTGQDFPLMPNEESSLSAVEKEQESTEHQNRTSEEISLNYAGVELQSTKQDGDKSLSSVSDTGQCHQNELERLKSQILELELNFHKAQEIYENNLDEKVKEISNLTQLIEEFKKNADTTSGAFTALSEERDRLLSQVKELSIVTELRAQVKQLEMNLAEAERQRRLDYESQTTHHNLLTEQIHSLSIEAKSKDVKIEVLQNELDDMQLQFSEQSTLIRSLQSQLQKKESEVLEGAERVRDISNKVEELSLALSQKELEIAKMDQLLLEKKRDVETLQQTIEEKDQQVTEISFSMTEKMVQLNEEKFSLGVEIKTLKEQLNLLSRAEEAKKEQVEEDNEVASGLKQNYDEMSPAGLTSKEELQRELDLLKKESEQRKRKLQAALINRKELLQRVSILEEELANLKDESKKEIPLSESERGDVEEDKENKEYSEKSVTSKCQEIEISLKQTISEKEVELDHIRKNLEEKMAAEEQLQAVVKQMNQTLQDKTNQIDLLQAKINEKQAVIQKLTTSNKDAGDGDSVALVKETLVVSPPCTDSGEPWKPELEEKILALEKEKEQLQKKLQEALTSRKAILKKAQEKERHLREELKQQKDDYNHLQEQFDEQSKENENIGDQLRQLQIQVRESIEGKLPGTDQQESYSPTPGFEEPLFKATEQHHTQPVLESNLCPDWPAHSEDASALQDGTSVTQMKAQLKEMEAEKEELELKVNSTTSELTKKSEEVFQLQEQINKQGLEIESLKTASHEAEVHAESLQQKLESSQLQIAGLEHLRELQPELDELRKLISKKEDDVSYLSGQLSEKEAALTKVRTEIIEQEDLIKALHTQLEMQAKEHNERIKQLQVELCEMKQKPEETGEESKAKQQIQRKLQAALISRKEALKENKSLQEELSLARGTIERLTKSLTDVESQISVQNKEKDTFLGRLALLQEERDKLITEMDRSLLENQSLSGSCESLKLALEGLTEDKEKLVKEIESLKSSKIAESTEWQEKHKELQKEYEILLQSYENVSNEAERIQHVVEAVRQEKQELYVKLRSTEANKKETEKQLQEAEQEMEEMKEKMRKFAKSKQQKILELEEENDRLRAEVHPAGGTAKECMETLVSSNSSMKEELERVKMEYETLSKKFQSLMSEKESLSEEVQDLKHQIEGNVSKQANLEATEKHDNQMNVTEEATQSMPGETKEQDSLSMSTRPACSESVPSENSANPDVSENLSSHDEINNYLQQIDQLKERIVGLEEEQQKNKEFSQTLENERNALLSQVSTKDGEVKMLQEEVTKMNLLNQQIQEELSRVTKLKETAEEEKDDLEERLMNQLAELNGSIGNYCQDVTDAQIKNELLESEMKNLKRCVSELEEEKQQLVKEKTKVESEIRKEYLEKIQGAQKEPGNKSHTKELQELLKEKQQEVKQLQKDCIRYQEKISALERTVKALEFVQSESQKDLEITKENLAQAVEYRKKAEAELASFKVLLDDTQSEAARVLADNLKLKKELQSNKESVKSQMKQKDEDLERRLEQAEEKHLKEKKNMQEKLDALRREKVHLEETIGEIQVTLNKKDKEVQQLQENLDSTVAQLAAFTKSMSSLQDDRDRVIDEAKKWERKFSDAIQTKEEEIRLKEENCSVLKDQLRQMSIHMEELKINISRLEHDRQIWESKAQTEVQLQQKVCDTLQGENKELLSQLEETRHLYHNSQNELAKLESEFKILKEQLTDLSNSLEKCKEQKENLEGIIRQQEADIQNSKFIYEQLETDLQASRELTSKLHEEINMKEQKIISLLSGKEEAIQVAIAELQQQHDKEIKELENLLSQEEEENIVLEEENKKAVDKTYQLMETLKNIKKENIQQKAQLDSFVKSMSSLQNDRDRIVGDYQQLEERHLSVILEKDQLIQEAAAENNKLKEEIRGLRSHMDDLNSENAKLDAELIQYREDLNQVISIKDSQQKQLLEAQLQQNKELQNKYAKLEEKLKESEEANEDLQRSSNVLQEEKRDLSKEIESLKVSVSQLKRQVTALQEEGTVGIYHAQLKVKEEELQKLTAVLSSSQKRITELEEELVCVHKEAAKKVGEIEDKLKKELKHLHHDAGIMRNETETAEERVAELARDLVEMEQKLLMVTKENKDLTAQIQSFGRSMSSLQNSRDHANEELNELKRKYDASLKELAQLREQQNLLNRERDALLSKATFSMNSTEENSLSHLEKLNQQLLSKDEQLLHLSSQLEDSYNQVQSFSKAMASLQNERDHLWNELEKFRKSEEGKQRTAAKPTTSPAEVQSLKKAMSSLQNDRDRLLKELKNLQQQYLQINQEITELHPLKAQLQEYQDKTKTFQIMQEELRQENLSWQHELHQLRMEKSSWEIHERRMKEQYLMAISDKDQQLSHLQNLIRELRSSSQTQPLKVQYQRQASPETSASSDGSQNLIYETELLRTQLNDSLKEIHQKELRIQQLNSKFSQLLEEKNTLSIQLCDTSQSLRENQQQYGDLCNHCAVLEKQVQELQAVSKEGPLNTDVAPGAPQEKNGVHRKSDPEELREPQQSFSEAQQQLCNTRQEVNELRKLLEEERDQRVAAENALSVAEEQIRRLEHSEWDSARTPIIGSCGTQEQALLIDLTSNSCRRTRSGVGWKRVMRSLCHSRTRVPLLAAIYFLMIHVLLILCFTGHL